In the genome of Dermacentor andersoni chromosome 3, qqDerAnde1_hic_scaffold, whole genome shotgun sequence, one region contains:
- the LOC126530273 gene encoding uncharacterized protein: MFARATVCNLFAVAKIFYVLQALCMSRANIQRLHRVLAVFVWGSSWERTSRTNLFRSVKNGGLGLAHLFIRQIVSRFVYLRDRNDPFLLTMFQTRLSEAIPEFIVSSHRCSQGGARGFLKEVVLAFQLLKVRFSMEYLSRVPRKRLYKDLVDTMLPVPLYRSMFCTVPEKDVLKRVKRMPVRPSVKSFFFQLHTNTLPVKPWLDEKGLSVPWSVNCLLCRKPETVEHIFLDCWDAVFHWDILQRTLTKDLPITPYGIRFLPTLNEDKVPYDMFMLVSLHSLWKTRMAVRHAEINARPVREYFIESICHIEELYNFQKEKPTWLSVMTELANFKRF, encoded by the coding sequence ATGTTTGCGCGTGCGACAGTGTGCAACCTGTTTGCCGTTGCCAAAATTTTTTACGTGCTCCAAGCATTGTGCATGTCAAGGGCTAACATACAACGTTTACACAGAGTACTCGCGGTGTTTGTATGGGGTTCAAGCTGGGAGCGCACCAGTCGCACTAATCTCTTTCGTTCGGTTAAAAATGGAGGATTAGGTCTGGCACATTTGTTCATTAGGCAGATTGTGTCGAGGTTTGTTTACTTACGGGACCGAAATGACCCATTTTTGTTAACTATGTTTCAAACAAGGCTGAGCGAGGCTATACCTGAGTTTATTGTATCGTCACATCGGTGCAGTCAAGGCGGAGCGCGTGGTTTCTTAAAAGAGGTAGTCTTGGCTTTTCAGCTCTTAAAGGTTCGGTTTTCCATGGAATACTTAAGTAGGGTACCACGAAAGCGCTTATATAAGGACCTGGTAGACACAATGTTACCGGTGCCATTGTATCGCTCGATGTTCTGCACTGTACCTGAAAAGGACGTACTAAAAAGAGTAAAACGAATGCCAGTACGCCCGTCGGTAAAGTCCTTCTTTTTCCAGCTCCACACCAATACTTTACCTGTGAAACCGTGGCTAGATGAAAAAGGACTTTCCGTGCCTTGGAGCGTCAACTGTTTACTATGCCGGAAACCCGAAACAGTAGAACACATCTTTCTTGACTGCTGGGATGCTGTGTTCCAttgggacatcttacagagaaccCTAACGAAGGACTTGCCGATTACACCATATGGGATTCGTTTCCTGCCTACTCTAAATGAAGACAAAgtaccctatgacatgttcatgctggTGTCCTTGCATAGCTTATGGAAAACTAGAATGGCCGTGAGACATGCCGAAATAAACGCCCGGCCTGTTAGAGAATACTTCATAGAAAGCATTTGTCATATTGAGGAATTGTAcaattttcaaaaagaaaaaccaacatgGCTCAGTGTGATGACTGAGCTAGCGAACTTCAAGCGTTTTTAG